The Calditrichota bacterium genome includes the window TGTTGGCCCCCATGAGCTACGGTCCCATTCAGGTGCGCGTGTCCGAAGCACTGACCGTATTGCCGTTTCTTTCGCCGGTGGCCATTCCCGCGCTGTACATTGGGGCCCTTTTGGCCAATATTTTTGGGGGATTTGGACCGTGGGATGTTTTCGGCGGGAGCTTGCTTACCTTGCTGGCAGCCTATTTGACCCACTTGACACGGAAAACGGGCAAACCCTGGCTGGCACCGATTCCACCGATTCTTGTAAATGCCTTTGGGGTAAGCGCCTACCTGCAGTTTTTAGTGAAGGGATTTCAACCGGGACTTAAAACGTATTTCTATTTTGTAGGAACCATCGGGTTGGGCGAACTGATCGCCTGTTTTGGATTGGGGTATCCCCTCCTGC containing:
- a CDS encoding QueT transporter family protein yields the protein MKTVRSVALAGMIAALYAALTILLAPMSYGPIQVRVSEALTVLPFLSPVAIPALYIGALLANIFGGFGPWDVFGGSLLTLLAAYLTHLTRKTGKPWLAPIPPILVNAFGVSAYLQFLVKGFQPGLKTYFYFVGTIGLGELIACFGLGYPLLRFLLKKKVF